One Fusarium poae strain DAOMC 252244 chromosome 4, whole genome shotgun sequence DNA window includes the following coding sequences:
- a CDS encoding hypothetical protein (TransMembrane:11 (o6-28i355-377o389-408i420-438o491-516i537-555o561-585i597-617o637-654i666-686o692-712i)): protein MSEHSFVALVGRVLPIVFCVLLFFAITVQQVYPSDDPYRCRALLGESKRNGSWLHVPDDTGARRPFKNWQPDGCMLHHYTAEEIKECMGDRHAVFSGDSTTRQIFWGMARLLNRKAANKGRHELHPHRSYNTTFAGVRLIHVWNPYWNTIKHKKYPLRPQLELMSDNMHDPSSEEQQSGQPGLIMLGAGAWYAGNYFANESEVQFEKALDNITEILQLGDLPTFGTKQMDPVEGIGNEVFIAPVAPPFYAQMPAARTGPKGVHRGEVEAIDAYTYSQEKDHNLRLLRAFPQLSHNQPEAIVDKTGTGFHVIDSVAEIKANILLNLRCNAKMDRRSGYPYTRTCCTDYGGRSWVQIVILVILAMYAIACVFFESFTFVSSLTVKGVDMRVGIFAVALIYCYAADRTHLFSKGMKEFVPNEFYLLSSICAIIGGLTIRKVKFRAPRPPPAAVAPEPDSEPTPAPVTPVVQDAGILARDQTEEWKGWMQAAILVYHWTGASTNLPIYIFIRLLVAAYLFQTGYGHTIYFLSKKDFSFRRITSVLLRLNILSCALPYVMGTDYMFYYFAPLVSFWFLVVYATMAVCSSFNDSVKVLGSKILASFIFVTLLLNATPVMKWLFAILEFVFRIKWDLNEWEFRVTLDGAIVFVGMLAGVVHQRVERDSSWYTNYKFVAIPSLVVVLGFGYFCNSLDNKAIYVLLHPVISIFPVLGFIGLRNAITPFRNRYSTAAAWLGKCSLETFILQFHVFLAGDTRGVLLLDVFKGDGSLLNDRWRDLAAIVPVFLWISHLVAEASGEIVKLIMGESKPKVTFQDIDDDDENQLKIVEPVWESMPMLNNVHLDRAKDFCKSVTSGLHLRVGAILGVMWLLNCLY, encoded by the exons ATGTCGGAACACTCCTTCGTGGCCCTCGTTGGCCGTGTTCTACCCATTGTCTTTTGcgttttacttttttttgcCATCACAGTTCAGCAAGTCTATCCATCCGATGATCCCTATCGATGCAGAGCTCTCCTGGGAGAGAGCAAACGAAACGGCAGTTGGCTTCATGTACCAGACGATACGGGTGCGAGGAGGCCTTTCAAGAACTGGCAGCCTGATGGGTGTATGCTTCACCACTACACAGCCGAAGAGATTAAAGAATGCATGGGTGATCGTCATGCAGTCTTTTCCGGAGACTCTACAACACGACAGATCTTTTGGGGAATGGCCCGACTG CTAAATCGTAAGGCGGCGAACAAGGGCCGCCATGAACTCCATCCTCACCGAAGTTACAACACCACCTTTGCTGGTGTCCGATTGATCCATGTCTGGAACCCATACTGGAATACTATTAAGCACAAAAAGTATCCTCTCAGACCCCAGCTCGAGTTGATGAGCGACAACATGCATGACCCCTCGAGTGAAGAACAGCAGTCCGGTCAGCCTGGTCTCATCATGCTTGGAGCCGGAGCCTGGTATGCTGGTAACTATTTCGCCAATGAGTCCGAGGTGCAATTCGAAAAGGCCTTGGACAACATCACCGAAATTCTTCAGCTTGGCGACCTACCCACCTTTGGTACAAAACAGATGGATCCTGTCGAGGGTATTGGCAACGAAGTTTTCATCGCTCCTGTTGCGCCTCCATTCTATGCTCAGATGCCCGCCGCCCGAACCGGCCCCAAGGGTGTTCATCGCGGAGAGGTTGAAGCCATTGACGCTTACACCTACTCGCAGGAGAAGGATCATAACCTTCGCCTATTACGGGCCTTTCCACAGCTCTCCCACAATCAACCCGAGGCCATCGTCGACAAGACCGGAACTGGTTTCCATGTCATTGATTCCGTCGCCGAGATCAAAGCAAACATCCTCCTCAATCTCCGATGCAACGCGAAAATGGATCGGAGGTCTGGCTACCCCTACACTCGAACATGCTGCACTGACTATGGTGGTCGGTCATGGGTACAGATTGTAATTCTTGTCATACTCGCCATGTACGCCATCGCCTGCGTTTTCTTCGAGAGCTTCACCTTTGTCTCGTCGCTGACAGTCAAGGGCGTTGACATGAGAGTTGGCATTTTCGCAGTCGCTCTCATTTACTGCTACGCCGCCGACCGTACTCATTTGTTCTCCAAGGGCATGAAGGAATTCGTCCCCAATGAGTTCTACCTTCTCAGCAGCATCTGTGCTATTATTGGCGGACTCACCATTCGCAAGGTCAAGTTCCGCGCGCCTCGACCGCCTCCTGCTGCAGTTGCGCCTGAGCCTGATTCGGAGCCAACGCCTGCGCCCGTGACACCTGTTGTTCAAGACGCAGGTATCCTAGCACGAGACCAGACCGAAGAGTGGAAAGGATGGATGCAAGCCGCTATTCTTGTCTACCATTGGACCGGCGCTTCTACCAATCTTCCCATCTATATCTTCATTCGGCTGCTCGTTGCTGCGTATCTTTTCCAGACTGGCTATGGTCATACGATATACTTCCTGTCCAAGAAAGACTTTTCGTTCCGTCGCATTACAAGCGTTCTGCTCCGTCTCAACATACTCAGTTGCGCACTCCCATACGTTATGGGAACCGATTACATGTTCTACTACTTTGCACCTCTAGTTAGCTTCTGGTTCCTGGTTGTCTATGCCACCATGGCTGTATGTTCGAGCTTTAATGACAGCGTCAAAGTTCTGGGTAGTAAGATCCTGGCATCTTTCATTTTTGTTACACTTCTACTCAACGCTACCCCTGTCATGAAATGGCTTTTTGCCATTCTTGAGTTTGTCTTTCGCATTAAGTGGGATCTCAACGAGTGGGAGTTCAGAGTCACACTTGATGGCGCCATCGTTTTTGTTGGCATGCTTGCTGGTGTTGTGCACCAACGAGTCGAGCGCGATTCATCCTGGTACACCAACTACAAGTTCGTAGCAATCCCGTCTCTGGTGGTTGTTTTGGGCTTTGGATATTTCTGCAACTCTCTTGACAACAAGGCCATCTACGTCCTATTGCACCCTGTCATTTCCATCTTCCCTGTTCTCGGATTCATCGGTCTTCGAAACGCAATCACACCCTTCAGGAACCGCTACTCTACAGCTGCAGCATGGCTAGGAAAGTGCTCTCTTGAGACCTTTATCCTACAGTTCCACGTCTTCCTTGCTGGAGATACAAGAGGTGTTCTCTTGTTGGATGTCTTCAAGGGGGATGGCAGTCTACTCAATGACCGCTGGAGAGATCTGGCGGCTATCGTACCTGTCTTCCTTTGGATCAGTCACTTAGTCGCCGAGGCTTCGGGCGAGATCGTGAAACTCATTATGGGCGAGTCTAAGCCAAAGGTGACCTTCCAGGAtatcgacgatgatgatgagaatcAACTTAAGATTGTTGAGCCTGTGTGGGAGAGCATGCCCATGCTTAACAATGTGCACTTGGACCGTGCCAAAGACTTTTGCAAGTCCGTTACCTCGGGACTTCATCTCCGCGTCGGTGCTATTCTGGGAGTGATGTGGCTACTCAACTGC TTGTATTAA
- a CDS encoding hypothetical protein (TransMembrane:1 (o242-260i)), with translation MPPSETGTVIITGANGSCALGFVSHLVAHYPNLTLLATVRNASLGDPNTARLNDIISTSSQASIESLDLSSLSNVRAFAEKTAQRVKNGELPPIKAIVCNAFTMSLKEQVFTEDGFERTFQVNHLSHYLLVLKLLGSMSSDGRIVMLGSNTHYTDRPHPLFSMKVGIPEDMETLVKPKMDKPGKGYDHGFHRYGMSKLANIMFMHDLNAKLAKNPKLSGITATAMDPGGMVDSRAHKIQTPLIRFAFGLIVLLLPILKYFTDELRSSAQSGQELAELAVGEKYQGEKGYFMGARREKEDAICMDNDKRDILWKACWDWTGIQKGETVLEEY, from the exons ATGCCACCATCAGAAACAGGAACTGTTATAATAACAGGTGCAAATGGGTCTTGTGCCTTGGGATTTGTCTCTCACCTCGTAGCCCACTACCCAAATCTCACCCTTCTTGCAACAGTTCGCAACGCATCACTCGGTGATCCCAACACAGCGCGCCTCAACGACATAATCTCAACATCCTCTCAAGCTTCTATCGAATCATTGGATCTCTCCTCCCTATCCAACGTCCGCGCTTTCGCAGAGAAAACAGCACAACGCGTGAAAAATGGTGAGCTACCACCTATAAAAGCCATTGTATGCAATGCCTTCACAATGTCTCTCAAAGAACAAGTCTTCACCGAAGACGGGTTTGAGAGGACATTTCAGGTCAACCATCTAAGTCACTACCTTCTTGTCCTCAAACTCCTTGGTTCAATGTCCTCGGACGGTAGGATTGTGATGCTTGGTTCGAACACACATTATACAGATCGACCGCATCCGTTGTTCAGTATGAAGGTTGGTATCCCCGAGGATATGGAAACGCTGGTGAAGCCGAAAATGGACAAGCCCGGGAAGGGCTACGACCATGGTTTTCACAGGTACGGGATGAGTAAGCTGGCCAATATCATGTTTATGCATGACCTCAACGCAAAGCTTGCCAAG AACCCCAAGCTGTCTGGAATCACAGCTACAGCGATGGACCCAGGTGGCATGGTCGACTCTCGCGCACACAAGATACAAACACCCCTCATACGCTTCGCATTCGGCTTGATCGTTCTATTACTGCCCATCTTGAAGTACTTCACTGATGAGCTACGATCTTCCGCACAATCTGGACAGGAACTGGCCGAGTTGGCTGTTGGAGAAAAGTACCAGGGAGAAAAGGGATATTTTATGGGGGCAAGACGGGAGAAAGAGGATGCAATCTGTATGGACAATGATAAGAGAGACATATTATGGAAAGCTTGCTGGGATTGGACTGGTATTCAGAAGGGAGAGACCGTTTTGGAGGAGTATTGA
- a CDS encoding hypothetical protein (TransMembrane:3 (i187-204o235-260i500-519o)) gives MDQVSSRRKACDYCVAKKAKCDARKPTCSNCTLYAVTCKTTVTSRRKARPRESGSQPDRVAVLEERLATIESLLTVLAGNAVAQPQHDISVSTNNDAFSNSFDIWGISPGQAPHDTSGCLSTSTPISDSPLVSVPTSSQLELAPLSEVLPLVDSYFRNYNAIIPLFNETAFMRMLLDFFAQTTKRSIISWAAINVVLAINYRVLEGRGSDDAALKTCLQNIRSVMSELMVQGKDLMGLQVLLGTVILFLGSSEFQLAIVLTGSVVRLAQSLHLNSKEALRGLKNAEKSHRTQLFWLSYIYDREISQRSQSSYSQLDTDTDMDLPDSDPENNLGVMISSTDSIRFNYLRAKAQFAYIQGKTYDLLYSRKSTTLTKEQKHNAILRIEEMLVEWAQEIPLQLHTAEGIRERFSPAATDLMMNLWFHHAECWIKIRSIFTFEDAWINRVKLYLSPSVIDMSDDVDGEARRGDIPPLPSGWDECVGYGRVCLELLLKKRTTEYTLWLHNCGSFSCLVLLIVNLIEHPNQAFITNDRQLLDNGFAIFQQMSRHLPKEPYGAMLTMARELNGKAMEQVNRKRLVEEGPCEIDDFMMSPSTAWEILDNIEFQ, from the exons ATGGATCAAGTTTCAAGCAGACGTAAAG CTTGCGATTATTGCGTCGCGAAAAAAGCCAAATGCGATGCGCGCAAACCAACCTGCTCCAATTGTACGCTTTATGCCGTGACTTGCAAGACAACCGTGACGAGTAGACGCAAAGCGAGGCCACGTGAATCTGGATCTCA ACCTGATCGAGTCGCTGTGTTGGAAGAGCGTTTGGCCACTATTGAGTCTTTACTCACTGTACTCGCTGGTAACGCAGTCGCCCAACCTCAGCACGATATCAGTGTTTCCACAAACAATGACGCCTTTTCCAATTCATTTGACATTTGGGGCATCTCACCTGGCCAGGCACCTCATGATACGTCAGGATGTCTTTCCACGTCTACTCCAATCTCTGACTCGCCTCTGGTGAGCGTTCCAACGTCAAGTCAGTTGGAGCTTGCACCTCTATCAGAAGTTCTACCTCTAGTGGACAGTTACTTCCGGAACTATAATGCAATTATCCCGCTGTTTAATGAGACGGCTTTCATGCGCATGCTTCTGGACTTCTTTGCCCAAACAACCAAAAGGTCTATCATATCATGGGCTGCGATAAATGTTGTACTGGCCATCAATTATCGAGTCCTTGAAGGTCGAGGCTCGGACGATGCAGCGCTAAAGACTTGCCTTCAAAATATCCGCTCTGTCATGTCAGAGCTGATGGTACAGGGGAAAGACTTGATGGGGTTGCAGGTTCTTCTGGGCACTGTAATACTGTTTCTTGGCTCTTCGGAGTTTCAACTCGCTATAGTCTTGACCGGCAGCGTTGTGAGGCTTGCTCAAAGTCTCCACCTGAACTCAAAGGAGGCACTCAGAGGCTTGAAAAACGCTGAGAAATCTCACAGAACACAACTGTTCTGGTTATCATATATATATGACAGA GAAATCTCACAGCGATCTCAAAGTTCATACTCACAGCTTGATACCGATACAGATATGGATCTCCCAGATTCTGATCCCGAGAACAACCTTGGTGTCATGATCTCTTCTACAGACAGCATCCGTTTCAACTACCTCCGCGCAAAAGCCCAATTCGCCTACATCCAAGGCAAAACCTATGATCTTCTATACAGTCGCAAATCCACAACTCTTACAAAAGAGCAGAAGCACAACGCGATACTTCGTATAGAAGAAATGCTGGTAGAATGGGCCCAGGAAATCCCCCTACAACTACATACTGCCGAGGGTATTCGTGAGAGGTTTTCTCCGGCAGCAACGGATTTAATGATGAATCTTTGGTTTCATCATGCCGAGTGTTGGATCAAGATTCGTTCTATATTCACGTTCGAGGATGCATGGATCAATAGAGTCAAACTGTATTTATCCCCGTCAGTCATTGACATGAGTGATGATGTCGATGGGGAGGCGAGAAGAGGCGATATCCCACCTTTGCCTTCTGGATGGGATGAATGCGTTGGATATGGTCGAGTTTGCTTGGAATTGCttttgaagaagagaacaaCTGAGTACACACTCTG GCTGCACAACTGCGGCTCATTCTCATGTCTGgttctcctcatcgtcaaTCTAATCGAACATCCGAACCAAGCCTTCATCACAAATGACCGTCAGCTCCTCGATAACGGCTTTGCCATATTCCAGCAGATGAGCCGTCATTTGCCAAAGGAGCCGTACGGTGCCATGCTTACCATGGCCCGTGAACTGAATGGCAAGGCAATGGAGCAAGTCAACCGCAAGAGACTAGTCGAAGAAGGGCCTTGTGAAATTGATGATTTTATGATGAGCCCTTCCACCGCATGGGAAATCTTGGATAACATCGAGTTTCAATAG